Below is a window of Besnoitia besnoiti strain Bb-Ger1 chromosome Unknown contig00124, whole genome shotgun sequence DNA.
TCGTTACAGTGAGCGGCCAGCCGTAGCTGCCGTAGTTGggtcgaagaagagggcaaAGCCGAATGTGGCGAAGACGTAATTCGGGAATTTAGATGGAATATGCCCCATGATCTGCGAGAGTAATCTCGCGCGGTATCGCAGCCAAAGCAGCGATCAACTGCATGGTAGGCCTTTCTAAAAATCAGCTTGCAGCTGCATCGCCACTGCTGCTCGGCGGGTTCTACAACCCCGACAATATCGGGGACGAGTTTAATGCTCACCCTtcgtccttcctcctcgtgccCGCTTGCCCGAATGCGCCCATTCTCACAGCCGGCAGGGCTACCCGGCCTCGCGATCAGAGGCTCCATATTGCCTCTACCGCTTCCCGTCGCCTCCTACGTTGCTACAGCCATGCTATCAGGACTCCAACGTCTGGGCCAATTGACAGTACGGCCGTTTTCAGACCCCCCACTGGCGGGTCTTGCTGTGCAAACGAGCGACTACCTATTGCCAGCAGTGTCTTGTCGACCAAGGGTGACGAAAAAGCGGGAGGAAGTTGCTTGACGCTGCCTGCTGATTTACGCTTTGAGACATGAACAAAATGAATGCGTCGCTCCACGTTTGGTGCTTGCCTTGCTGGGGCATTGCCGAGCCAATGGAACCAGTGCGCGAACCGAATATTCTGCGCTTCTCAGAAACGATTAGAACAGATCTACAACAAGCTCGGATCCTGAACCTGCGTCAGCTGCGTGCACTTTTGACGCCAGCGATAAGAGACAGCGTTGCTGAAATATGGACCTCTTTTTCAATTTGAAGCGGCCCTTGTGTATACCACGGCGTGCAAACCAAGCATGACTAGACCATATCTTAGTCTTGATACTCTAACCAGCAATAACCACACTACTCTTCATCCAATGAAAGACGCCGCCCGGCTTACTGATGGGCAGGATAGTACAATGCGCATGTGACTAGTTGCATTCACGAGGACTGCAGATCCGCTGGTGCCTAGAACGTTTACGCTCACTGGCGATGTCGCCCGAAATCCGTATCTTGTCGGAcgctccgcggcgaaggagggaaCAACTCTGTCTCAAAGCGAGAGCCGTATTTTGTGTTCGGCTTGCTAGCGAGGCTTGGCAAAAGATCGGCCCGGATTTTTGAGCATGTGACTTTCCAAACTGCACAAAGCTCCCAACTGAGACTGAGTGGACAGCTCCGCCTGCTTGATATTGTCAAGCCCCACAGTctcagcgagagaaaaacagatgCGATTTTTTTCCGCGAGCGTTCACATGCAGAGAAAAGGCGCGTCGTCACTTGGATTTATCCATCATGTGAACAAAATCAAGAAAACTGACATCCTCGATGCTGCAGCTAAGCTGTGTGTACATGATGTGCTCCGTTCGAAAAAAACCTGGTGCACTGGGTTCGATGCGCGCTGCGCGTACCCGCGCCTTGCTGCGCCCTCCCACTCTGGAGTTTCGGAAATCCACACACGGGTCGACAGCATCTTCCTCTAGAGCGCGATCCACCTCCACCTGCAGATGCATGGATTTGAGGCAGCTGCGATCTCTTGAGACAAAGTATTTACCCGGACCCGCTGAGTACCTCCACTTGGTGTCGCCCGTAGTCCTCCATCGGAAGCAACCagacaggaggcgcctgccctCTACACATGTTTCCGCAGAAAAGGTTCGAACGGAGCAATAGCAAGACTTGACAACTTGCTTCGGGCCGCCTGCATTTTCGAGCTATCACGCACCGGCTTGGTTTGAGGAAAGGACGCGCGTGGAGATATCGGCACTTCTAGACAGTCTCACCTCTGCGTAGGCTGACCTGAAGGTCCACGCCAAAGATCTCCCCTACATCCCGTCGTATAGACGAACGAACATAGGGCGCGAAAAGTAGGAGGCAAGGGCGGAAGCACCGAAATTCACAAGTGCACAACAGCAAGGTGACTGGTATGGGAAACCACTGAAAACCAAGATCTTCTATTTCCAGCCAGCGAAGCACAGGAGGGGACCCAAGTGTCTGTTGTCTATATCAAAAATAATTTGTGATGAACTTGCGAATCTGAACCATAGACACAACTATGTTTCAATATTACGAATGTGGCGTAGAAAGTGAGCGACTCCAACGAGTGACGATGAATCCAAACGAGTGGGTACCAGCCAGCCTCGTGTCGTTGGAGTCAATTCAAACACGGCGGCATTCCCATCAGGATACCCCGTTAAGAAACGAAGAAACTGGGACAGAAGAGGCTCCCTCCGGTATGCATACGACGATTCCGTGAAACACGCAACTCGAAAGCATGTAAGTGCACAGTTGACGGCATCCTAAGAAAGCACTCAGTCTACACACCGTACGCCAAGGTCCGCGGCGCTGGTCCGTGATGCCAAGGTAGGAGCCTGGTCGAGAAAGTCGTAAACAGGCTCCCTTTTAACACTCACACAAGTGGGCGAATGTaacgcctcgctgctctcgGGTACCGGCACTGCAGTGATCGAGCCGTGATAACATCCGATAACGGTCCATAGCAGAAGGCTCGATACTGCACTAGCCCTCTCTTATGCAGCTGTGAGTACACTTGAGGCGCATGTCTTGTATAAGTGAGGTCTTCCACGAGTGCTTCGGCTGATCTATACTGTACGATCCCACAACTgcgccaccccccccccctccgctccCCTGCGAAGGCGGGGCTCTACACGGAAGTGGCGCTCGCAACTCAGATCCAGGAGCGTGCCACTTTGGGGTTACTTCAGATTCCGGTCCAAAATGCTGGTGTCCTTGTGTGGATGCCTGGAGTTCTTCATAGTGGACGTTACACAGTCGCGTCACCAGCAGATGAGCGGCGCGGCATTCCTCTCCGCGTTCCAGGACGTGAAGCGCGGATACAACCTCCCTTCTGGCTCGTTGCCTCAGAGGATCACACCCGCTGTCAGCCAGAGCTGCCTGCACAACTCTTTCACGTGCGCAACTTTAGAGAGGCAAATTGCCGATGTCCACGTACGCCACAACGCCCTGCGTCAACACTGCAGCACAACTCGCGCATTTCTTTTTAAGTGAAGGAACTATATCCGCACTTTCCAGTTTCCACTCCGCGTAGGTGGAACCAACAGATTGAGACGATGGTCAGATGGGTGCAGGTCTAGCGTAGATGTGTGTAGTTCTGGTGTCGGAACGACGgactgcgtctctgcgttcaAGATGGCACGACACAAATTCATGCAGCACGGGGaccggggagggggggacgaTGAATTCAAGATGTGAGTACTCGCAAGGACTGCTATGTCACTCTGTTCCACAGGGTATGGCGCAATCAGACTTCCTCCGGAAGCCTTTTCAGAGCGGTTCGCTGGAGCATATTCAACTACGCGGCGGGTGTTCATCTCCGTCCTCgacctgcgcccgcgtctcgtcCAAAGAATCTGAGAGAACATCTTGAAAGTCAAGCAGGACTTCTCACACTTCAGTCAATGCGCAGCGAACACAGACAGTCGGGACATTTGTGTGCGGTAAACAGATTCTCCTTTGCAAGTGTTTCACCGTCATATTTGTGTAGTGCCTCAAAAAGTATCTAGGCTGTTTTCTgcaccgaaaaaaaaaagcctctctgctgccctcCTGTGCTCGAAAATGCTAACGGCAAGACGGGGAGTGTGTTTcagagaaaagggatgtttaaCCGGGAAGctagcgtctaaaatatataaccattcagctctgctgcgcgcgcgttgcCGACCGTAGTCACCCTACAGCAGGACATCGAATGCCCACTGGTGAGACGCCACTTGGCTAAACGCGAGGTCTCTGGGGCACTCTACCGCAATATTCTACCACGCTAAGAAGTGATCCCGATTTGGCGTTAtgcttcgctggcgccctGCAGTTTTTGCACTGGAAGAATGAGTTCTCACCTGTTGAGGCCGGGTATCCAGCGAACTGCGATGCCCCAGCATGCTACACACGTTTGGATAGCGATTCTGTGGAAGCCCAGACAAAAGAGCTGGAATGCGTCTGTCGCACTCGTATAGCGAATGCTTTTGCAGTGCCATTGCGTTGCTGGTGCACCAACTGAAGCCATGCGCATGCTGTTCTCCACGTGTCGGTGCGCAAGACATCAGCATTGCGCGACCATGACGGATGACCATCTCGTCTCGGAGAATTAGACCTGAAGACTGATCGGCAGTTCCGTGTAAGCAGGCAAGGCCTGCTACCCGGCGCTGTGGCGTCCGCTTCTGAGTATTAGTGCGATCAAAGCTCGAGACGGGCCAACACACCATAAGCACCGCTGGCACTCGCCCCGGCCGTCACTATCGCTTACGCATGGTGGTAACCTCGGCAGCGTGTTTGATGGCAGGTCAGAATCACTGCATTATATCCCTGCCCCACGGCGAATGCCATGAGGGCTGCGCTCAGTGGatccgcgagccgcgcgttgTCTTGGTTGATCGCGAAAAAACCATcagaagcgacgcgaggccgctAGCTGACGGCTTGCTCCTCCTTTTTAGCGTCACAGACTCCGAGCCCCGCCGACCAGCCCTGTGAGACACCCTCCACTGTTCACTTCATTTCGACAACAGATCGAGTTGAGTTCTCGCCACGATGCAATTGGAGTCACCTATGCTACTACGCACGTGTTGTCGCTGAGCCTGCATAATGATGACGCGTACCAACGCACCCAGACACGCGGCTCCCCTCCTGTGGCTAGGCATCACAATTGTCTCGTTCGTCACCCTCACGCGTGGGGGGGCTGGCCTTGTGAATTCGCACTTGAAGACTCACTCACGCGCACTGCAGGATGCCCCAGTGCAGGACTTTCCAATCGGATACTGGAAAGACATCGGCAAGCACGCTGAACTCGCTGGAGAGAGAAATGACGACAAGCCAGGGGCCATCTCATGGCTCGAGAAGAACACTGCTGGGGATGCGCAAAGAACTGCAACAGGCCAGCTCACCACGCGCTGGCAAAGAGTGGCTCGCCGTTTGGGCTTTGGGAAAAGAAATAGGGAAGTcgcggagtctgcaggcACTGTCCCCGCGAAACGGCGCTCGACGTGGGCGGGAAAAATTGCCCAGCATATGCGCCGTGCTGGAGCACTTTTGCGGCGCAAACTCCCAGCATACTTTTCCggtctgcggacgcgcatTCGCAACTGGTGGAGGGGCATGCCAGATGTTGTGAGATTCCAGCCGGAAGAGCCGGGAGATGCCCTTGTCGCTCGTCTACTGGCTGAATTGCGCGGGATAGGCGGGCGGCCTCAAGACATCAAATGGGAGCACGGAGCTTTCGACGACTGCGTGTCTTCAACCTTCTTTCCTCCTGATGCCCCGGTAGATGTTGTCTCAGAAATTACGGGAAGCTCCAGGACGTTTGTGCGAGGTCCGCCTCTCGGGAGAGGCGGCTTTGGCATCGTGTTCTTAGCACGAGACGTAGAGACCAATGAGGAGGTTGTTCTGAAGGCTGCTATCAAGGACGGGGTCCTTGCGGAAACGATCCCAGCCAGTGTGCAGAAGGAAGCATTTTTCTACCGTCAGCTTCCAGGTGTGAAAACGCCAGAGGATGCTCACTTGCATCTAAGGCTCCTAGTTGCCGCCGACGTTGTGAAGGTTGCACACGCTCCAGCGATCAAGCTGTGCGGGGCGGGAATGTCGCAGCCTAGACGGTGGGTCCCCAACTTGTTTCTTGTCATGCCGAAGGCAGAGACTGACCTGGAACGGCTTACAACAACATTATTTGAAGAAGTTCCCACTGTCAGCGAGAGTGAGCTCGGCCGCGCTGCACGCTTGCAGCTGAGCATCGGCATCATTCAAACGGTGGCCAACCTCCACGACCAGGGATTAGTTCATGTCGACATCAAGCCAGGAAATTTCGTAGTCATGAGTGACGGGCGACTCTTTCTCAGTGACTATGGCTCATGTGAGAAGCTGGGAACGGTCAGGAAAGTAGGAACG
It encodes the following:
- a CDS encoding rhoptry protein ROP18 (encoded by transcript BESB_022090), producing MMTRTNAPRHAAPLLWLGITIVSFVTLTRGGAGLVNSHLKTHSRALQDAPVQDFPIGYWKDIGKHAELAGERNDDKPGAISWLEKNTAGDAQRTATGQLTTRWQRVARRLGFGKRNREVAESAGTVPAKRRSTWAGKIAQHMRRAGALLRRKLPAYFSGLRTRIRNWWRGMPDVVRFQPEEPGDALVARLLAELRGIGGRPQDIKWEHGAFDDCVSSTFFPPDAPVDVVSEITGSSRTFVRGPPLGRGGFGIVFLARDVETNEEVVLKAAIKDGVLAETIPASVQKEAFFYRQLPGVKTPEDAHLHLRLLVAADVVKVAHAPAIKLCGAGMSQPRRWVPNLFLVMPKAETDLERLTTTLFEEVPTVSESELGRAARLQLSIGIIQTVANLHDQGLVHVDIKPGNFVVMSDGRLFLSDYGSCEKLGTVRKVGTTEEYLPPEKDKFGGVRYVQAFDAWQVGLSLYVLWCKEKPDKFSGLSTFLHFGECTVDPPEAIKDLIRWFLQKDEGLRLLPLRALRTQQFRQIKKEVERSLRHFAIQPPLETGEETQSVKPEQASLAEATERPGERGMTDTMSTGVEA